The Bacteroidota bacterium genomic interval CGGGCAGGATGGCATGGACCTCACAGGCGTCGAATTCAAGCACGGAAATATCGTGGAAAAAGGCTTCAAAGGTGTATGGTCGGAACCACTCGGTCCGGGTAAATATCCGGTCAATAAGTACATCATGCGTGTCGAACTTGTGCCCACGACCAACCTCGTCCTGAACTGGGCGAGTGCCCGCACAGAGTCGCACCAACTCGACAAGAATCTCTCAACGATTACGGTGCGTTCGCGGGACGGCTTCCCTTTCAACCTCGATGTCTCGCAGATCATCCACGTGCCCAATACGGAGGCACCCAAGGTGATCGCCCGCTTCGGGAACATGACCAATCTTGTGTCGCAAGTGCTCGAGCCCACGATCGGCAACTACTTCCGCAATTCTGCGCAGGAGGCAGACGTGATCGCCTTCCTCACCACCCGCAAGGAGCGTCAGGAATCGGCCAAGTCCCACATCAAGCGCGTGCTTGACGAGTACAATGTGAATGCCGTCGACACCCTGATCGGGGATATTGTGCCACCGGATTCGTTGATGAAAACGCTCACCGACCGCAAGATCGCCGAGGAGCAAAAGATTACCTACGAGATGCAGCAAGAGGCTCAGGAAACGCGCCAAGGGATGGAAAAAGAGACGGCCATTGCCGACATGCAGCGGCAGATTGTGTCAGCACAGCAGAGCGTGGAAATTGCGCAACGCACCGCTGACGCCGCCGTGAAAAAATCGGAGGGCGAGGCCCAAAGCATGAAGCTCGCCGTGAGTGCCGAGGCCGAGGCGACCAAAATGCGCGCCCATGCCGAGGCCGAAGCGACCAAGGCTAAGTCCATCGCGGAGTCGCAGGCACTCAAGCTGCGTGCCGCCGCGCTCGCCGAGGAAATCACGCTCACCGGCGATGCCGAGGCCGGCAAAATCCGCGCCATCGGTGAGTCCAACGCGAATGCTTATGAGCTCGCCGTCAGCGCCATGGGCGGTGAGAACTTCACCCGCTTCAAGATTACCAAGGAGCTCGCCAAGGGCCACATCAAGCTTATTCCGGACCTCTGGATCAATGGCGGCAACGGCGGCGGCTCCGCGATGGACGGCCTGCTCGGCCTGAAATTGATGGAAATGATGGACCCGGAAAAGCGTGTCACCGCTGTGCTGGAGCAGGAAAAGCCGAGCGAAAATTGAGGGCTGAGTGCTCTGCGGAGGGTTTTACTCCCATACATTCAGAATTTGCAAAAGAGGCACCGCTGTGAGGCGGTGCTTTTTTGCGTTGGGGGATGACCGTGATCAATTTCACGATTACCCATCCCAAATCGCATTCAATTCCGCGTTAAAGTCTCCGCTTTCATTTCCCGCACAAACTGCGCAAACAACGGTGCTTGGTCATAGCTGAATGCATTTGCCCGCGTGTGAAAGATGATCAGGTATTGATTCAAACAGCAGAAATAAGGCGTGGTATTGAAATAGACCTCGTCGCCGACGGGCGTCAGTTGTTGCATCGCTTTTGAGGCCAAACTTGCATTGTCAAATTCCCATTGTTCGATGACGCCGTCTGAAATCCAATCTGTCGCGTCTTTTTGGCGGTAGTAGTAGCCCCAGATGCTTTTGGCATTGCGGAATAGGTTCTGATCCAAGGCCGCGGAACCTTCTCCGTGAGGAATTTCACTGTCTTCAAAGGCGATGCGGTAAAACGGTCGCCCATCAAAACTGCGAATCGATGCCGTTTTCAATCCAGCATAGCCGGCGACCTTGCGCACCCGAGCGGTGTCTGCAACCCAACCCGATGATTCTAGTTCAGCAGCGAAGGTTTGCAGGGCAGCGATTGGAGCACCCGTCCATGCAGGTTGATTCTCCCGACATCCCCAGTATAGGCTCAGCATTCCAGCAACCAACAAAAGCTTTGTAATCGGTCCCGTTTTCATTCGCCGCTAAATTAAGACGAAAATTCATTTCCTCAATTGCAATTTAATTAGTTTTTTACTAATCTTGCACACATGAATCCTATTCATTTTACGAAAGTGATGCTTGATGCGCAACATGGCGTCTACATTTCCAAACCCGTCTCGGAATTGGCCAAGACTGGCGAAGCCTTTGATGCGATCTGGAATTGCCATCCGACGATCTTTCACAAGGTCAAAATCCTAGGCAAGGAAGTGCCCACGCCGCGTTGGCAGCAGTCCTACGGTAAAAATTACCGCTACACCGGCTCCGAAAACAATGCGCTACCGATCCCCGAAATTCTCATGGGATTCTTGGAATGGAGCAACAAAAACATCGATGAACGCCTCAATGGGCTTCTGCTCAATTGGTATGACGGTCGGCTTGGGCACTATATCGGTGCGCATCGAGACGATACACGGGACTTGATTCCGGGGAGTCCGATCGTGACCATCTCTCTTGGCGAATCCCGTGTTTTTCGAATGCGCCCCTACAAAGGAAAGGGCTTTCGGGACTTTCCGTTCCAAAATGGGCAAGCGATTGTCGTGCCCGAAGCCACCAACCAAGCCTGGACGCACGAGGTACCGCATTCGAAGACACAATATGGAAGGCGGATTTCGGTGACTTTGAGGGGGTATTCCTAACCATTTTTTGGCTGAAATTGATGGATGAAATGAATCCTCGAGAGGCGATACGCTGAGATGGCGAAGAATATGGGAATTGAACAACCAAGTCCTTCGTAATGGTTCAGGAAAGGTCCAAAGACGGCTTTTTGCTTGCCATGCAAACTCATTTGCCTTCGCGCAAAGACCATTTGTCACCCCCGAAAAATCTCCTAAATTCGCTTTCGAAAAGATCCTACCCTCCAAACGCAGCACGGTGCAGTTGCACCGCGTGCAGGATGATCGATTCGGCAATCATAGAAAGTGAGTTAGAAAAATGAACATCGCAGGAAAATACGATACGCAGCATCAGGAAGTTACGATCTTTCAGGACGGAAATTCCATTACCGCCCGGTATCAAGAAAAAGGCCAAGTCGAGGGGAAGCTCGAAGGCATGGAAGTCACCGGCACTTGGGTAAATGGCGCAGGCAGCGGCCTTTTCAAGTGGACATTTGATGCCGACGGCAATTTCAACGGTGTTTATAAATCCGGCATGGAGCCCGGACCGATGCGTGGGAAATGGAACGGAACCCGTATCGGATCCGCCGCACCTTCGCCTGTGGAGGTATCTGCGCCTGTGCTGGAGGCACCTGTGAGCGCGCCTGTGGCCGTGGCAACAAGCACACCTGCTTCGCTCACGACACCCGCGAATGAAACAGTAGTCGGCCCGGGGCCCGATGGCAAATTCACCGATCCCGAAGGCACTGTCTATGAAGGCAAATGGGCTGGCAATCAATTCGTCAGCGGCAAGGCTACGGAGGCAGACGGATCGGTGAGCGAGGGCGAATTCAAGGATTTTGCATTGCACGGCAAGGGCAAATACACCTATTCGGAAATCGTCAAAGACGAGGAGGATCCGGAGGACGAAGGCGAAGAAGCCGAGACCGTCATGGACGGCAATTGGTCTGAGGGCGTGATGGTGTCAGGCAAGATTTTCATCGATGGCGACCTCTACGAGGATGGCGAATTCAATGAAGACGGCGATTTGCAGGGCCGTGGCCGCCGCGACAACGGCGATGGCGGCTATGAGGAAGGCACATTCGAGCAGGGCGAATTGATCAAGGGCAAAGTGCGCTCCACCGATGAAGACGGCAATGTCTATGAAGGTGAATCCAGCGATGGTGCCTGGAACGGCATGGGCAAGTACACCTATGAAGACGGCACCTTCTACTCCGGGGAATTCAATACCAACGCTTTCACGGGACAAGGCAAATATCAGGAACCCAACGGCGACTGGAAAAATGGTACTTGGGAAAACGATGAATTCGTCGAGGGACGCATCCGCGAAACGGACGAGGATGGCAATGTCTACGAAGGCGGCTACGCGTTGGAGGGACGCAATGGCAGGGGCAAACTGACCTTCGTCAATGGAAGCTACTATGAAGGCGAATTCCTGGATGGCAATTACGACGGCAGGGGCAAATTTGTCTATTCGGATGGCGATTGGAAGGAGGGCAAATGGGAGAATGACAATTTCATCGAGGGCAAGGTAAAGTTGGTACTCGAAAATGCCACCTACGAGGGGGAAATGAAAAACGACATGTACCACGGGCAAGGCAAGCTCGTTTACAATTCAGGGAATGTGTACGAAGGCGAATTTCAGGACAATGAAATGCACGGAAAGGGCAAATTCACCTATGGCGATGGCTCCGGCTACCGCGATGGCCTCTTTCAAAACGATGCATTTGTCAGCGGGAAATCCAACCGCACATTCAGCGACGGCGGCAGCTACGAGGGCGATATCGTGGACCGTGACTGGACGGGCAAAGGGAAACGTGTGTATCCCAACGGCAATGTCTATGATGGCGAATGGCTTGACAACGTCTACCATGGCAAGGGCAGGCTGGACAAGACCAATGGCGATTTCGAAGACGGCACCTGGGAAAACGGCCAATTTGTAGAAGGTGATGTGCGCAAGACCGAGGCCGACGGCTCATGGTACGAAGGTATGTGGGCGGAAGGAATCCCGAATGTATTGGGCCGCTGGGAAAACCCCAAAACGGGCGAATTCAAGGATGGCATGTGGGACGAGGACGGGTTTTATTCGGGTGAAATGCGGCTCTTGGTCAATGGCAAATTGCAGGACTTGGACGGCATCACATGGTTCGTAGACAATGCCTGGGCCAAGGAAAAAGAGCGTCTCAAGATCGAGGAAGCCAAGCAAGCCCGCATTGCCGCCGAGCGGGAGGCAGAGCGCCAAAAAGCCCAAAAGGAACGCGAAAAGGTCGAAGCTGCTGCAGCCAAGGAGCGCGAAAAAGCTCAAAAAGAGCGCGAAAAGGCAAATGCCGCCAATGACAAGGAGCGCGAAAAAGCCGCCAAAGCACGCGAGGCCGAGCAAAAGAAAAAAGATGCGGAAAAGAAGAAAAAGGACGCCGAAAGGGAGAAAACCCGGGCGCGTTACTTCAATATCCATTACAAGATCAAGCTCACGAAAGCTAAGAGCTCCACGCATTACAAAGGTGAAGAATTTGGCATGATCGGCATCGTCTTCAACGGCGGCAAGACCAAGCAGGTCAAGACGCACGACAAGGGTGAATCCATCGAGCGCAAAATCAGGATTTCGCATGAGGGTCAGAGCATCCCTTCAAGCTTGGTCAAGCACTACATCGAGAAAAACGACGCCGATGTCAAGGCCGGCCGCGCAGGAACGAGTACGATTGTGGTGATCAGTGTGAAGGAGGCGTAGCACCCAAAGGTCATGATCGATTTCAAAAACAATATTCTACGTGGATAGCGCAACTGCAAAAAATCACATCCAAGAAACTTGTGGCTTGGGATGGCTCAATTTGGTGGATATTGTTTTTGACAATCAACCGGAGAATGTTCAAATCACGGAAGTGTTCCAAAAATGGGCTGGGCTGGAAGTTCGTTTTCGTGGAGAGGATGAGCATTTCAAGGAACTTACACAGCAGGTGAATTACATCAGCCGAAAGATGTGCGAAATATGTGGAAAGAGCGGATTTTACACGGTGATGGATGGCTGGGAAACGACCCTGTGTGAAGCGCACTTCATGCTGTCGGATGCCAAATCAAAATCCCGGGGAAAGAAGTCGTGGTGACAACTGTGGGTGCGATGCTAGACCAAGACTTCTGTACATTTTTAGAGTATAAACTCTGCAAGGCATTTGAGCATTCTGAGATGGACAGCATCAGAGGTTTTTGGTGCGATGGCGTGCTTTTTCACCAGCCCGAACTTGCTGATGCTCAGAAATTTGTAAATGACAATCGGCGGATGGCCTTCAAAGCTTATGTGGGCAAGGATGGGCAAACGGAATACGAACTGATTTTAAAGTTCGGAAACAAAGCCTTGAGCCGCTTTGCAAGAAACTTGGACATCAGGGAATGTTTTCCCGATCCAAGCAAGGAATTGGGATTCGACATTGACACGAAGCGAAAACGAATCGAAATCCAGCTCTCATAGGCGAGGTTGGAAATTGGCATTGGCGATCCCACTTTGTGAATCTGCGTCGCGGCCAAAGCATCCGCAAATGGATTCAAATCCTATTCTGCGATCACAAGTTTCTTCACAAGACTGCTGCCATTGCCATCCTCCAAACGGATCCAATAGAGCCCTTGCGGCAGTCGAAGGTCCAGCTCTTGCCGCAACATACCTCGATTGACCGGGAGAGAACCAGCCGCGAGCACCTTCGAATGTAGGTCTTGGATGTAGTACCGCAATTCACCATCCAGCAAGCCATGCCCTTCGAGCCGAAACTGACCATTGCTGGGGTTGGGTACGATCTCGAGGTCTGTCCATTGCAAGGCTTGGATAGCCGTAGTGTTCAGATTGACCGTCGTGCAGGTCGTCGTGGTGCCACAAGTATCGGTAACGGTGAGGCAGGCATTGTAGGTGCCCGGGCCGGCGTAGGTATGCGTGAGGGAATTGGAGACTGCAGTACTCGTGTTGCCGTCGCCGAAATCCCAAAGCCAGATGGCACCGGCAGTGGCAATAACGGAATCGGTAAAAGTCGTTTGGAATCCACTCATTTGGTGTTGCAAAATGACCACTGGCGAGCGCCAGCAAGCAATGTTGATGGTATCGCAGGTCGTTGCATAGGAAAAACAATTGCTGCCAAAGTAATAGCCGCAGGCCCACACTGGACCTGGCACCAATACGGTGTCAGTCACAACACTCCCAAAAGAATACTTGGGGGAGGTCGTGAGGCCCGGGCCAAATATGTTGATCTCCACCGTATTGACCCAGATATTGGCATAGGCATTCGCTGACAAGTAAGGCAGGGAACCAGTGTAATAAAGAACTTCCAAATTCAGTGGCGTAGTCAGGTGCTGGCAATCAAAGTCCTGGACGATGAAAGTCGTGTCAGACCCAAAGGCATTGGAAACGATTTGCCAGATCTTCACAGTATTACCCGGAATATTGTTGCTGGTCACGATCGCAGTGGGGCTGTAGTTTGTTGCGTTTTGGCTCCCATAGGTGACACAAGGCAATGAAGGGCAATTGGCCGCCGTGACACGGTAGTTCCATGATGTCGGACTGCCAGTCGAGGTGTTGTGCAGGTAGGCCATCCATTCTTGAACCTGAAAACCAGCACGCAGGCTGTCAAACGTGATGCCCGCCACAGGTGGATTTTGCGCAAATACGGATTGACCAGACAGGATACAAACGCAGCAAAGCAGGGCTGAAATTGCCCATCGTTTCGAATTGACCATTGTGAAACCGATTGGTGAGATAAATCGAAATCAAGCCTTACCTACCGTATGCGAAGGACAATTTACAAAGTAATCTCTTGGAAAACAACAGGTAAATGCCGCCAATAGCCTCCTGATTCGCCTGCAAGCGCGATCCATTCCTCCGAAAGTTGAATGGTAATTAGTATGCATGCATAACAAAATCCGATTCCGATTCGTAAACCTGCGCATTGTCTCACTAAAACATCAAAAAATATGCAACCAGGAAGTTTTGACTCCAACACAAGCAGCTGGAATTTTCTCGTTTGGGCAGGTTTTGTGATCTCATTCACAGCGACGGTGACAGGCCTGGTCATCGCACCCTTGATGATCTGGGTGAAAGCCTTTTTGGGAATGGGCATCGTTTTCATCACGGTTTCATGCTTCAGTTTAGCGAAAACCCTGCGCGATCAGCATGAGCAGCGCAAGCTGATGAACAGGATCTCAGAGGCCAAGACTGAAAAGTTGCTTTCGGAAGTGCGGGAATTGTGAGCCTATGCGCGATAGATACCCGCAAACGCATTTCAGTCGACATCCAAGGATATCCTCGTCTTTGGGGCTGCTTGACCTTTCCCCTATAAGTTAGGGCTTGGCCTTTTACCTGTGCGCTTGTCGATGAATGCGCTTTTTGAGCGACGCGCTGGAAGCGATAGCCTTCTTTCTTACATTTTGCAATCACTTGCATGATCCTTATCTTTAAACGGAATGAATTCATTCACGGAATTCGTTTGGTCACCACGTGAATCGTTTACAATTCAAGGAAATATGCAAAGGGTAATGAGCTCAAATCTCATCCCCCCCCATCGGCGCACCGCAATCATGAAAACAGAAAACACGATTTCGAAAACAAAGAACCTGCTCCTCCTTTTGCACAACCGAGACGAAAATGCGCAAGCACTTCGGGAATTGTCCGCGCATTTCTGCGGCGTGGTGGTCAGTAAACTCGCGGAGTTTCCAGCAGATCTCACTGGGAAACGGATCCATGTTTGTGGGGATATTGCCCAAC includes:
- a CDS encoding flotillin family protein is translated as MELIQLLPYFWVLPLLAALLFYKFTLRFFFGVVIVPENKIGLVTKKFVLFGANRELPDGRIMATLGEPGFQAKTLAPGLYFWKWLWQYHVTMEDFTVIPEGMIGLVLARDGAEIPTGNILARRVDCDNFQDAELFLKNGGQRGRQNNYITAGSYRINSMLFHITISEMVRIGEGMVGIVTTLDGQPIEDGQIAGKQIEGHNNFQDFDAFIAHGGSRGLQPQVILSGSYNLNPWAVQIEENRMTEIPIGFVGVVISFVGQDGMDLTGVEFKHGNIVEKGFKGVWSEPLGPGKYPVNKYIMRVELVPTTNLVLNWASARTESHQLDKNLSTITVRSRDGFPFNLDVSQIIHVPNTEAPKVIARFGNMTNLVSQVLEPTIGNYFRNSAQEADVIAFLTTRKERQESAKSHIKRVLDEYNVNAVDTLIGDIVPPDSLMKTLTDRKIAEEQKITYEMQQEAQETRQGMEKETAIADMQRQIVSAQQSVEIAQRTADAAVKKSEGEAQSMKLAVSAEAEATKMRAHAEAEATKAKSIAESQALKLRAAALAEEITLTGDAEAGKIRAIGESNANAYELAVSAMGGENFTRFKITKELAKGHIKLIPDLWINGGNGGGSAMDGLLGLKLMEMMDPEKRVTAVLEQEKPSEN
- a CDS encoding alpha-ketoglutarate-dependent dioxygenase AlkB, with the protein product MNPIHFTKVMLDAQHGVYISKPVSELAKTGEAFDAIWNCHPTIFHKVKILGKEVPTPRWQQSYGKNYRYTGSENNALPIPEILMGFLEWSNKNIDERLNGLLLNWYDGRLGHYIGAHRDDTRDLIPGSPIVTISLGESRVFRMRPYKGKGFRDFPFQNGQAIVVPEATNQAWTHEVPHSKTQYGRRISVTLRGYS
- a CDS encoding PKD domain-containing protein; the protein is MVNSKRWAISALLCCVCILSGQSVFAQNPPVAGITFDSLRAGFQVQEWMAYLHNTSTGSPTSWNYRVTAANCPSLPCVTYGSQNATNYSPTAIVTSNNIPGNTVKIWQIVSNAFGSDTTFIVQDFDCQHLTTPLNLEVLYYTGSLPYLSANAYANIWVNTVEINIFGPGLTTSPKYSFGSVVTDTVLVPGPVWACGYYFGSNCFSYATTCDTINIACWRSPVVILQHQMSGFQTTFTDSVIATAGAIWLWDFGDGNTSTAVSNSLTHTYAGPGTYNACLTVTDTCGTTTTCTTVNLNTTAIQALQWTDLEIVPNPSNGQFRLEGHGLLDGELRYYIQDLHSKVLAAGSLPVNRGMLRQELDLRLPQGLYWIRLEDGNGSSLVKKLVIAE